One genomic region from Candidatus Poribacteria bacterium encodes:
- a CDS encoding VCBS repeat-containing protein, with product MSINNFCSILMPIYSVGYQLSVVGCRLKKHIVQPNPLLKLITISLLPIFCLLSPASGDIQFEEVSQQAGITRIGESWGNAWADFDGDGYLDLWATNHRHKPSLYRNNGDGTFTDIIDTVWNANPAVDTHGAAWADFDNDGDQDLILLSGSYGGRVRAPDPKSENHLYLNENGMLIERGSELGVDVPLMRGRTPIWMDFNNDGKLDLMLTGRLRTDIDSPIASILFQQEQTGFFGVSGPHESLFQDSVEFANLSDITGDGKMDLIVSGGPYPRGVYDISVTPFQELGSTFNFPEQYSVYDAVYADFNGDLRSDAFLVRGVYNSYVEQVDAATLRLNIRNNRGEKGVSFKAEGDVRFEIYSVWEPRPSLISIGSDGHRLAEFDGEFAGADPVRNAGTFKFVLSPDDPKVIGLEERPEFDLFGIYIGYDPATEKWTLLYYKMSHTNNWTGFDAVVSTEGSISEVERINFSPTELFYNPASVLLINTGNGFRRKITANGPNEFLGGRSVTTGDFDNDMDLDLYIVRLSSAGNLPNQLYENQGDGTFLQVPDAGGAAANVQGKGHSVTMADYDRDGYLDLFVTNGYGGFPFNDGPDQLFHNTGGGNNWLQIDLEGTVSNRDGIGARLFATTPDGKTQLRENGGGIHWCQQDQKRIHFGLAQNQTVSELIIHWPSGIVQILKDVPVNQVLRVVEADGRTTLSADVNQDGRVDILDFVLVVKHFGESPPTKPRTDVNKDGEVSILDLVWILRSVESNRETAAAPYHKEYRSTESRLSDADTALLVSFYGKIEEVSTNATHKELVKRFLKVWLISIEEPLDTKLHANYPNPFNPETWIPYQLAKDSDITIRIYDASGRMVRTLFAGHQTAGYYLSRGEASYWDGKNELGEQVASGVYICELETPTFKQTRRLVILK from the coding sequence ATGTCTATCAACAATTTTTGTAGCATTTTAATGCCTATCTATTCTGTTGGTTATCAGTTATCGGTTGTCGGTTGTCGGTTAAAGAAGCATATTGTTCAACCAAATCCTCTCTTAAAACTGATAACTATTTCGTTGTTGCCCATTTTCTGCTTGCTATCCCCTGCGTCAGGTGATATTCAGTTTGAAGAGGTATCACAACAGGCTGGAATTACACGAATCGGTGAAAGTTGGGGCAACGCTTGGGCGGATTTTGACGGCGATGGCTACTTGGATTTATGGGCTACCAATCACAGGCACAAACCGAGTCTCTATCGTAACAACGGTGATGGAACTTTCACGGACATTATTGACACGGTTTGGAACGCGAATCCAGCTGTGGATACGCACGGCGCGGCATGGGCAGATTTTGACAATGATGGGGACCAAGATCTGATTCTGCTATCCGGGAGTTACGGAGGACGCGTTAGGGCTCCCGACCCAAAGAGTGAAAATCATCTCTATCTGAACGAGAATGGTATGCTTATTGAGCGGGGTTCTGAGCTTGGTGTTGATGTCCCACTGATGCGAGGACGGACACCTATTTGGATGGATTTCAATAACGACGGGAAATTAGATCTCATGTTAACGGGTAGACTCAGAACAGATATCGATTCACCCATCGCCTCGATATTGTTTCAACAGGAACAAACCGGATTTTTCGGGGTAAGCGGTCCCCATGAATCGTTATTCCAAGACAGTGTGGAATTTGCCAACCTTTCTGATATAACAGGGGATGGGAAGATGGACCTAATTGTGAGTGGTGGACCTTACCCACGGGGGGTGTATGATATATCGGTTACCCCTTTTCAAGAATTAGGGTCAACATTTAATTTCCCTGAACAATACAGCGTTTATGATGCTGTGTATGCTGATTTCAATGGTGATTTGCGCTCAGATGCCTTTCTGGTTCGAGGTGTCTATAATTCTTACGTTGAACAGGTAGATGCCGCGACATTAAGGCTCAATATTCGAAATAACCGAGGCGAAAAGGGAGTCAGTTTTAAAGCAGAAGGCGATGTACGTTTTGAAATTTATTCGGTTTGGGAACCGCGTCCATCTCTCATATCTATTGGATCTGACGGGCATCGGTTGGCAGAATTTGACGGTGAATTTGCAGGGGCCGATCCGGTTCGCAATGCTGGAACCTTTAAATTTGTTTTATCTCCTGATGATCCTAAAGTTATCGGTTTGGAAGAACGTCCCGAATTTGATTTATTTGGCATTTATATAGGATATGATCCTGCAACAGAGAAGTGGACCCTGTTATACTATAAGATGTCACATACGAACAATTGGACCGGTTTCGATGCAGTTGTTTCAACGGAAGGGTCGATATCTGAGGTGGAACGGATTAACTTTTCTCCGACGGAGCTTTTCTACAATCCAGCATCTGTCCTTTTAATCAATACCGGAAATGGGTTTCGTAGGAAAATTACTGCCAACGGACCTAACGAGTTCCTGGGTGGACGCTCTGTCACGACTGGCGATTTTGATAATGATATGGATCTGGATTTATATATCGTCCGGTTAAGTAGTGCCGGGAATCTTCCCAATCAACTTTATGAAAACCAAGGGGATGGCACCTTCCTTCAAGTGCCTGACGCAGGTGGAGCTGCAGCTAACGTACAAGGCAAGGGACACAGTGTTACAATGGCTGACTACGATCGCGATGGGTATCTCGACCTTTTCGTTACCAATGGCTATGGAGGCTTCCCTTTTAACGACGGACCAGATCAACTTTTCCACAACACCGGTGGTGGCAATAACTGGCTTCAGATTGATTTAGAAGGAACCGTTTCCAATCGGGATGGAATTGGAGCAAGGCTTTTCGCGACGACGCCTGATGGCAAGACCCAGCTCCGAGAAAACGGCGGCGGTATCCATTGGTGTCAACAAGACCAGAAACGCATCCATTTTGGACTTGCCCAGAACCAAACTGTCAGTGAACTGATCATCCATTGGCCCAGCGGCATCGTTCAAATATTGAAGGATGTACCCGTGAACCAAGTATTACGAGTTGTTGAGGCTGACGGACGAACAACTCTCTCTGCAGATGTCAATCAGGATGGTCGAGTAGATATACTTGATTTTGTTCTGGTTGTTAAGCATTTCGGGGAAAGTCCACCAACAAAACCTCGGACAGATGTCAACAAAGATGGTGAAGTAAGTATTTTAGATCTCGTCTGGATTCTCAGATCGGTTGAGAGCAACCGAGAGACTGCAGCCGCACCATATCATAAGGAGTATCGATCTACTGAAAGCCGTTTATCGGATGCTGACACCGCGTTGCTCGTTTCCTTTTACGGAAAGATTGAAGAAGTCTCAACAAATGCTACACATAAGGAATTAGTCAAACGTTTTTTAAAAGTATGGTTGATATCTATTGAAGAACCGTTAGATACAAAACTCCATGCCAACTATCCAAATCCGTTTAATCCAGAGACGTGGATCCCGTACCAACTCGCAAAAGATAGTGACATCACGATACGCATCTATGATGCCTCAGGACGTATGGTGCGGACACTCTTCGCTGGACATCAAACTGCTGGGTATTACTTGAGCCGCGGTGAAGCATCGTATTGGGACGGCAAAAACGAGTTAGGAGAACAGGTGGCGAGTGGCGTTTACATTTGTGAGTTAGAAACGCCGACATTCAAACAGACAAGACGACTCGTCATACTGAAATAA
- a CDS encoding 3' terminal RNA ribose 2'-O-methyltransferase Hen1 translates to MLLTISTTYSPATDLGYLLHKHPARIQSFGLPFGQAHVFYPEAHTGMCTVALLLDVDSVGLVRRPRRQVSENFALSQYVNDRPYVASSFLSVAIARVFSSALSAKCKERPELVKTAIPLSAKLSILPCRGGEKLLRRLFEPLGYTIQAEQHALNTQFPDWGESRYFTVTLEKTCSLSELLTHLYVLIPVLDDEKHYWVGDAEIEKLLKHGDNWLSAHPEQEFIVRRYLKHQRQLTREALVQLREEDAQETDEYRQAQEELVEERIGLNEVRLHSVTEVLKKSGARRVLDLGCGEGKLLRKLLAEERFEEIVGMDVSHHVLKIAQERLHYDRLPEKQKKRIRLFQGSLGYRDKRLVGYDAAAVIEVIEHLDLTRLSAFERVIFEFACPRTVVLTTPNIEYNVQFENLQAGPFRHKDHRFEWTRNEFQSWATDVAKRFDYTVAFHPVGPETEDVGPPTQMAVFTQGIDE, encoded by the coding sequence ATGCTGTTGACAATATCAACCACATATTCTCCTGCGACAGACCTCGGTTATCTGTTGCATAAACACCCAGCGAGAATCCAATCCTTTGGGCTTCCCTTTGGTCAGGCACATGTCTTTTATCCGGAGGCACATACCGGAATGTGCACGGTAGCACTGCTGCTCGACGTTGATTCGGTTGGACTTGTCCGCCGACCTCGCAGGCAGGTTTCGGAAAATTTCGCGCTATCACAGTACGTCAATGATCGCCCTTACGTCGCTTCGTCGTTTTTGAGTGTTGCAATCGCACGGGTATTTAGCAGCGCGTTGTCCGCCAAGTGCAAAGAACGTCCAGAACTCGTGAAGACTGCGATTCCTCTCAGCGCGAAGTTATCCATTCTGCCGTGTCGCGGCGGAGAGAAGTTGTTGCGGCGGCTTTTCGAGCCGCTCGGTTATACAATTCAGGCAGAACAGCACGCGCTAAATACACAATTTCCGGATTGGGGCGAAAGCCGTTATTTTACGGTAACACTCGAAAAGACCTGTTCGTTGAGCGAACTCCTCACACACCTTTACGTTTTGATTCCTGTCCTTGACGATGAGAAGCACTACTGGGTTGGCGATGCAGAAATCGAAAAACTCTTAAAGCATGGTGATAACTGGCTCTCCGCTCATCCAGAACAAGAATTTATTGTCCGTCGCTACTTGAAGCATCAACGGCAACTCACTCGTGAGGCACTTGTCCAATTGCGTGAAGAAGATGCTCAAGAGACTGACGAATACCGTCAAGCACAAGAAGAACTCGTCGAAGAACGTATCGGTCTAAACGAAGTCCGTTTACATAGCGTCACTGAAGTCCTTAAAAAGTCTGGCGCGAGACGTGTTCTTGATTTGGGATGTGGTGAAGGAAAACTTCTTCGTAAATTGTTGGCTGAGGAACGGTTTGAGGAGATTGTCGGAATGGACGTTTCACATCATGTGCTGAAAATCGCGCAGGAACGGCTCCATTACGATCGGTTACCTGAGAAACAGAAAAAGCGGATTCGCCTATTCCAAGGATCGCTCGGATATCGAGATAAACGCTTGGTTGGATACGATGCAGCTGCAGTTATAGAGGTAATCGAACACTTAGATTTGACACGACTTTCCGCTTTTGAGCGGGTGATTTTCGAGTTTGCTTGTCCTCGGACGGTTGTGTTGACCACACCTAACATAGAGTACAACGTCCAATTTGAGAATCTGCAGGCTGGACCCTTTCGACATAAAGACCACCGTTTCGAGTGGACACGGAACGAGTTTCAATCTTGGGCAACAGATGTTGCTAAACGCTTCGATTACACCGTCGCATTTCACCCGGTCGGACCAGAGACTGAAGACGTTGGTCCACCGACGCAGATGGCGGTCTTTACCCAAGGAATTGATGAATAG
- a CDS encoding glycosyltransferase family 4 protein — translation MKSTILNVSQNYYVRGGSDRYFFTLAELLQKHGHRVVPFTAANPNNEPSEWEHYFPRGADFEHPGAGDLLRFLYSHDAVKSIRRLLKDTDIDLAHFHIYYGKLTASILEVLKKDGIPLIQTLHEYKLTCPVYSHLSNDEICEACEGKHFWRALPKRCNRGSLARTALSVTESYVSRILGAVKKFDHFISVSHFLRKKMISHGIPEDQISTVHNFVDVSNITPNFDVGDYILYFGRVHRSKGILTLIEAAAPLKQVPIYIVGDGEAMPEIQRIVKENACDHIHLLGFKQGDELRELILNSICTILPSEWYENCPMSVLESYAYGKPVIGADIGGIPELIVDGVDGFLVPSGGREALRERLLWISEHKNEAVEMGRMGRQKMETEFNADVHYERIMNVYQQFL, via the coding sequence ATGAAAAGTACAATTCTGAACGTCTCACAAAACTACTATGTCCGTGGCGGTTCCGATCGGTACTTCTTTACCCTCGCCGAGTTATTGCAAAAACACGGACATCGGGTCGTGCCCTTCACAGCGGCAAACCCTAATAACGAACCCTCCGAATGGGAACACTATTTCCCGCGCGGTGCCGACTTCGAGCATCCCGGAGCAGGGGACCTATTGCGCTTTTTATATTCACACGATGCCGTTAAATCAATTCGACGGTTATTGAAAGACACGGATATCGACCTCGCGCATTTCCATATCTACTACGGTAAACTTACTGCTTCAATCTTGGAAGTACTAAAAAAAGACGGAATTCCGCTCATTCAGACGTTACATGAGTACAAGTTAACCTGCCCAGTTTATAGCCATCTCTCAAACGATGAAATTTGCGAGGCGTGTGAAGGTAAACACTTTTGGCGCGCGCTCCCAAAACGGTGCAACAGGGGTTCACTTGCACGGACTGCGTTGAGCGTCACGGAGTCTTATGTATCACGCATCCTCGGTGCCGTCAAGAAATTCGACCATTTCATTTCCGTCTCTCATTTCCTTCGGAAAAAAATGATCTCACACGGCATCCCGGAAGACCAAATCTCAACCGTTCATAACTTTGTCGATGTCTCTAACATCACACCGAATTTCGACGTAGGAGACTATATCCTCTACTTCGGACGGGTGCACCGGAGCAAAGGGATTTTGACCTTGATAGAAGCGGCAGCACCGCTCAAGCAAGTCCCGATCTACATCGTCGGCGATGGTGAAGCAATGCCCGAGATTCAGCGGATCGTTAAAGAGAACGCATGTGATCATATTCACCTCCTCGGTTTTAAGCAGGGCGATGAGCTCCGGGAACTCATTCTGAATAGCATCTGTACAATCTTGCCATCAGAGTGGTATGAGAACTGTCCGATGTCTGTTTTAGAATCCTATGCTTACGGCAAGCCGGTCATTGGTGCTGATATAGGTGGGATTCCAGAACTCATCGTAGATGGCGTTGATGGGTTTCTCGTTCCATCGGGTGGGCGAGAAGCACTTCGAGAGCGTCTTCTATGGATTTCTGAGCATAAGAACGAGGCTGTCGAGATGGGGCGCATGGGTCGCCAAAAGATGGAGACAGAGTTTAATGCCGATGTCCACTATGAAAGGATTATGAATGTCTATCAACAATTTTTGTAG
- a CDS encoding polynucleotide kinase-phosphatase → MKIPEPSLVILIGPSGSGKSTFAHKHFKPTEILSSDFCRGLVSDDETDQTATNDAFEVLHFIASKRLAAGKLTVIDATNVQVEARKPLLALAHEYHCLTVAIVFNMPTKLCQERNEARPDRNLKPHVVRQQSQQLRRSLRNLKREGFRRFTYVMSTPEAVETTRVERQPLWVNRTSEQGPFDIIGDIHGCFDELVELLKELGYEISTSPNGETIVESPQGRKAIFVGDFVDRGPKVAEVLRLVMGMQKTGVALCVPGNHDVKLVGALRGRNVNPTHGLADSLSQLEEESAEFRTQITEFLNGLVSHYVLDSGKLVVAHAGMKAELQGRASGRVREFALYGETTGETDEFGLPIRSNWADEYRGNAMVVYGHTPVAEPQWVNRTINVDTGCVFGGKLTALRYPEKELVSIPAHQMYYQPAKPLLVGGNSDSGLRPVETQRSDDILNIDEVLGKRIISTRLHHNVTIREENAITALEVMSRFAVNPKWLIYLPPTMSPTETTNKPDVLEHPTEAFTYYRKQGISKVIWEEKHMGSRAVVVVCRDPETAKNRFGIADNILGICYTRTGRRFFNDADIETELLKQVKTAVDRAGYWETLNTDWICFDCELMPWSVKAQELLRQQYASVGASARVALEEAVASLEAAAERGIEANFILDDYRQRAKAVTEYIKAYQQYCWHVQSVADLKLAPFHLLATEGEVYFNKDHLWHMEMLSKLCQNSEDTLLLATPYGVVDLSDDTSQTEAIHRWEELTEQGGEGVVIKPLDFIVQGKRGLVQPAVKCRGREYLRIIYGPEYTLPRNLERLRSRGLSHKRSLALREFALGVEALERFVHREPLSRVHECVFGILALESEAVDPRL, encoded by the coding sequence ATGAAAATTCCTGAACCTTCACTTGTAATTCTTATTGGACCTTCTGGGTCAGGCAAGTCCACCTTTGCACATAAGCATTTTAAACCGACCGAGATTCTTTCATCGGATTTCTGCAGAGGACTTGTTTCAGACGATGAGACCGACCAGACTGCAACAAACGATGCATTTGAGGTCCTGCACTTCATCGCCTCGAAACGACTCGCTGCAGGGAAATTAACAGTCATTGATGCAACGAACGTCCAGGTTGAGGCACGGAAGCCTTTGCTGGCACTGGCGCACGAATACCACTGCTTAACCGTTGCCATTGTGTTTAACATGCCGACAAAACTCTGTCAGGAAAGAAACGAGGCACGTCCCGACCGAAATTTAAAACCTCACGTCGTTCGCCAACAGAGCCAGCAACTCCGCCGTTCGCTGCGCAATCTCAAACGCGAAGGTTTTCGGCGCTTCACCTATGTCATGTCCACACCGGAGGCTGTTGAAACTACCCGTGTAGAAAGACAGCCATTGTGGGTGAACCGCACAAGCGAGCAGGGACCCTTTGACATCATTGGTGATATTCACGGTTGTTTCGATGAACTTGTCGAATTGCTCAAAGAACTCGGTTATGAAATCTCAACGTCGCCAAACGGTGAAACCATTGTTGAGTCACCGCAAGGCAGGAAAGCAATCTTCGTTGGGGATTTTGTTGACCGAGGTCCAAAAGTCGCCGAAGTATTGCGCTTAGTCATGGGAATGCAAAAGACCGGAGTAGCCCTTTGTGTGCCGGGGAATCATGACGTAAAGTTGGTTGGCGCGCTTCGCGGCAGGAATGTGAATCCGACACACGGATTGGCGGATTCGCTCTCTCAATTGGAGGAAGAATCTGCCGAATTTAGGACGCAAATCACGGAATTCCTAAATGGCTTGGTGAGCCACTACGTACTTGACAGCGGGAAGTTGGTCGTTGCGCATGCTGGAATGAAGGCGGAATTACAGGGCAGGGCATCCGGACGCGTGCGTGAATTTGCACTCTATGGCGAAACAACTGGCGAAACCGATGAATTCGGCTTGCCGATTCGGAGCAATTGGGCTGATGAGTATCGCGGCAATGCAATGGTTGTCTATGGACACACGCCAGTCGCCGAGCCGCAATGGGTAAATCGAACAATCAACGTTGATACCGGATGTGTTTTTGGTGGAAAACTAACAGCATTGCGATACCCTGAAAAAGAACTCGTGTCTATCCCAGCACACCAAATGTATTATCAACCGGCTAAGCCACTTCTTGTCGGAGGGAACTCGGATTCCGGACTCCGTCCTGTCGAAACGCAGCGGTCTGATGATATCCTAAACATTGATGAGGTCCTCGGAAAACGTATTATCAGCACCCGATTACATCACAACGTCACAATCCGTGAAGAGAATGCAATAACCGCACTGGAGGTAATGAGTCGTTTCGCTGTAAACCCAAAATGGCTTATATATCTGCCACCGACCATGTCTCCAACCGAAACAACGAACAAACCAGATGTGCTCGAACATCCAACGGAAGCGTTCACTTATTATCGAAAGCAGGGCATATCCAAGGTCATCTGGGAAGAAAAACACATGGGGTCACGCGCTGTCGTTGTCGTTTGCCGTGATCCAGAAACCGCAAAAAATCGGTTTGGTATTGCGGACAACATCCTTGGTATCTGTTACACACGCACCGGCAGACGATTCTTTAATGATGCTGATATTGAAACCGAATTGTTGAAACAGGTGAAAACTGCAGTGGACAGAGCCGGTTATTGGGAGACGCTCAATACAGATTGGATCTGTTTTGATTGTGAATTAATGCCTTGGTCAGTCAAGGCTCAGGAGTTGTTACGTCAACAATATGCGTCGGTAGGCGCATCGGCTCGTGTCGCGTTGGAGGAAGCAGTTGCATCCTTGGAAGCGGCTGCCGAACGAGGCATTGAAGCAAATTTTATATTGGATGATTATCGTCAACGCGCAAAGGCAGTAACCGAATATATCAAGGCTTATCAGCAATACTGCTGGCACGTCCAATCCGTTGCAGACCTAAAATTGGCTCCATTCCACCTACTTGCGACAGAGGGCGAGGTGTATTTCAACAAAGACCATCTGTGGCACATGGAAATGCTTAGCAAACTCTGTCAAAATTCTGAGGACACCCTGTTGCTGGCAACTCCCTACGGGGTGGTTGATCTGAGCGATGACACAAGCCAAACTGAGGCAATCCATCGCTGGGAAGAACTCACCGAGCAGGGCGGTGAAGGCGTAGTCATCAAGCCTCTGGATTTTATTGTTCAAGGCAAGCGAGGATTGGTCCAACCCGCCGTAAAGTGTCGAGGTCGTGAATACCTGCGGATAATCTATGGACCTGAATATACATTACCTCGAAATTTAGAACGCTTACGTTCCCGTGGACTCTCTCACAAACGTTCCCTCGCACTCCGAGAGTTTGCCTTGGGTGTTGAGGCACTTGAACGTTTTGTGCATCGTGAACCGTTGTCTCGTGTTCATGAATGTGTGTTCGGAATTCTGGCACTCGAAAGTGAGGCGGTTGATCCAAGACTCTAA